The Pseudomonas nunensis genome includes the window TGCGGCGTTTGCGCACTCACGCATTGGGTCGGGTGCTGTGGCTCGATGACGGTCAACTCGACTCCGAACGCCTCTTGCTGCCGCTGCCCGACGCCAGCGGCGAGATTGCCGGTTGGTGCCTGGCGCTGCCGTTCCTGCGCCCTGCGGAGGTGACTGGCGCGCAATTGGGCGACAACTATTTGCGCGGTATCGGCCAAGTGCATGAATGGCTGATCGAAGCGGCGAACGCCAAGCGCAAGCCGGGTCAAGCGTTGATCGCGATCAGCCATGCGCACATGGCCGGCGGTTCGGTGTCGGAGGATTCCGAGCGCAGCCTGATCATCGGCAACGCCGAAGCCCTGCCCGCCAGCCTGTTCGGGCCGAGCATCAGCTACGTGGCCCTCGGACATTTGCACAAGCCGCAGAAGGTCAACGGTGAAGAACGCATCCGCTACAGCGGCTCGCCGATTCCGTTGTCGTTCTCCGAGATCAACTATCAGCATCAGATTCTCGACGTCACCCTCGATGGCGAAACCCTAGTCAGCGTCGAACCGAAACTGATCCCGCGCGCGGTCAACCTGCAACGCATCGGCCCTGCCCCACTCGCCGAGATCCTGCTGCAACTGGCGGATCTGCCGAATACCGATTTGCTGGAAGATCTGCAGCGCCAGCCTTGGCTGGAAGTCCGGGTGCGTCTCGACGAACCGCAACCCGACCTGCGTTATCAAGTGGAAACCGCCCTGCAAGGCAAAGCCGTACGGCTGGTGCGAATCGCCGCCGAATATGCGGGCAACGGCAGCAAGGACGGGACCGATGACGGCGCGACCCTGATCGAACTGGATCAGCTCTCGCCCCAGGAATTGTTCAGCCGCGCCTGGCAGGACAACTACGGCAGCGAGGTCGATGAGCAAACCCTCAAGGACTTTGCCGAGCTGCTGCAAGACGTGCAGATGGAGAGCGAACAGCCATGAAAATCCTCGCGATCCGCCTGAAAAACCTCGCCTCCCTGGCCGGGCCGTTTGAAATCGACTTCACCGCCGAGCCGTTGGCCAGCGCTGGTTTGTTCGCCATCACCGGGCCGACCGGCGCCGGTAAAAGCACCTTGCTCGATGCGTTGTGCCTGGCGTTGTTCGGCGCTGTGCCGCGCCTGAACAACACTGGCCGCGATG containing:
- a CDS encoding exonuclease SbcCD subunit D C-terminal domain-containing protein, with amino-acid sequence MRLFHTSDWHLGQNLHGQDRDFEHGCFLEWLLRQLKLDQPDVLLIAGDIFDTVNPPVKAQERLYDFIVSAHEQQPLLTIVMIAGNHDSGSRIELPAPLMRRLRTHALGRVLWLDDGQLDSERLLLPLPDASGEIAGWCLALPFLRPAEVTGAQLGDNYLRGIGQVHEWLIEAANAKRKPGQALIAISHAHMAGGSVSEDSERSLIIGNAEALPASLFGPSISYVALGHLHKPQKVNGEERIRYSGSPIPLSFSEINYQHQILDVTLDGETLVSVEPKLIPRAVNLQRIGPAPLAEILLQLADLPNTDLLEDLQRQPWLEVRVRLDEPQPDLRYQVETALQGKAVRLVRIAAEYAGNGSKDGTDDGATLIELDQLSPQELFSRAWQDNYGSEVDEQTLKDFAELLQDVQMESEQP